In Arthrobacter sp. StoSoilB5, one genomic interval encodes:
- the dnaE gene encoding DNA polymerase III subunit alpha — MTSSNDSFVHLHTHTEYSMLDGAARLGELFDETERLGMPALATTDHGYLFGAFDFWRKATDKGIKPIIGVEAYVTPGTARGDKERVRWGDESQRKDDVSGGGSYTHMTLLSYNNVGMRNLFRASSIASLDSVFGKWPRLDRELLNTYSEGLIATTGCPSGEVQTRLRLGQYREALEAAAEFRDIFGAENYFCELMDHGLDIERRVTGDLLRLAKDLNLPLVATNDLHYTHEHDAKAHEALLAIQSGSTLLEPTYDNGGSRFAFSGSGYYLKSPQEMRELFRDHPDACDNTLLIAERCEVSFNTDANYMPRFPCPPGEDETSWLVKEVDKGLAYRYPQGVPDKVRKQADYELEVITSMGFPGYFLVVADFINWAKNNGIRVGPGRGSGAGSMVAYAMRITDLDPLQHGLIFERFLNPDRVSMPDFDVDFDDRRRSEVIDYVTKKYGDERVAMIVTYGTIKTKQALKDSSRVLGYPFSMGEQLTKALPPAVMAKDIPLADIQNPESKRYSEAGDFRQLIATDPEAAKVFETALGIEGLKRQWGVHAAGVIMSSDPIIDVIPVMRRFQDGQVITQFDYPTSEGLGLIKMDFLGLRNLTIISDALENIKMNRGVDLDLENLELDDAASYELLARGDTLGVFQLDGGPMRSLLKLMKPDNFEDISAVLALYRPGPMGANAHTDYALRKNGIQEVVPIHPELAEPLEDILGGTFGLIVYQEQVMAVAQKLAGYSLGQADILRRAMGKKKKSELDKQFAGFSQGMQDNGYSMAAVKTLWDILLPFSDYAFNKAHSAAYGVISYWTAYLKAHYAPEYMAALLTSVGDDKDKSAIYLNECRRMGITVLPPDVNESSLNFTPVGQDIRFGMGAIRNVGVNVVEAMVAARTTEGSYTSFKDFLMKVPAIVCNKRTIESLIKAGAFDSLGHHRRALAMIHEEAIDSVITLKRNEAIGQFDLFAGFEDQEPEASLTTEIPDLPEWEKKDKLSFERDMLGLYVSDHPLQGLEGVLSQHAEQSITSIIAEDGPHDGAIVTIAGMITSLSRRIAKASGNAYARAEIEDLGGSMEVMFFGQVYGPIASVLAEDLIVVVKGRLQRRDDGAVTLNCMELSVPDLSESVNGPVVITIPTFKATEAVVTDLRDVLRTHRGNSEVRLKLMGDTKVEVMGLPVHMRVNPSPSLFGDLKVLLGPACLDN, encoded by the coding sequence GTGACTTCCAGCAATGATTCGTTCGTCCACCTGCACACCCACACTGAATACTCCATGCTGGATGGAGCGGCGCGCCTGGGTGAGCTGTTCGATGAAACGGAACGCCTGGGCATGCCGGCCCTGGCCACCACGGACCACGGTTACCTCTTCGGTGCCTTCGACTTTTGGCGCAAGGCCACGGACAAGGGCATCAAGCCGATCATCGGCGTAGAAGCCTACGTGACGCCCGGAACTGCGCGGGGGGACAAAGAACGTGTCCGCTGGGGAGATGAAAGCCAGCGCAAGGACGACGTCTCCGGTGGCGGCTCCTACACCCATATGACGCTCCTGAGCTACAACAACGTGGGCATGCGGAACCTGTTCCGGGCCTCGTCCATTGCTTCGCTGGATTCTGTTTTTGGTAAGTGGCCCCGGCTGGATCGGGAATTGCTCAATACGTACTCCGAGGGGCTCATTGCCACTACCGGCTGCCCGTCCGGCGAAGTCCAGACCCGCCTGAGGCTTGGGCAGTACCGCGAAGCGCTGGAGGCTGCAGCGGAATTCCGGGACATCTTTGGCGCGGAGAACTATTTCTGTGAACTGATGGACCACGGCCTGGACATTGAACGCCGCGTCACAGGCGACCTCCTGCGGCTGGCCAAGGACCTGAACCTTCCTTTGGTAGCCACTAACGACCTCCACTACACGCACGAGCACGATGCCAAAGCACACGAGGCACTGCTGGCTATTCAATCCGGTTCCACGCTCCTTGAGCCCACCTACGATAATGGCGGGTCCAGGTTTGCATTCTCCGGCAGCGGTTACTACCTGAAATCTCCGCAGGAGATGCGTGAGCTTTTCCGCGACCACCCGGATGCCTGCGACAACACGTTGCTCATCGCAGAGCGCTGTGAAGTGTCCTTCAACACCGATGCCAACTACATGCCCCGCTTCCCTTGCCCGCCCGGCGAGGACGAAACCTCCTGGCTGGTCAAGGAAGTGGACAAGGGGTTGGCGTACCGCTATCCGCAGGGTGTGCCGGACAAGGTGCGCAAGCAAGCCGACTACGAGCTCGAGGTCATTACGTCCATGGGCTTCCCCGGGTACTTCCTGGTGGTTGCCGACTTCATCAACTGGGCCAAGAATAACGGGATCCGTGTTGGTCCGGGACGTGGTTCCGGTGCGGGCTCCATGGTCGCCTATGCCATGCGAATTACTGACCTTGATCCGCTCCAGCACGGCCTGATCTTCGAGCGCTTCCTGAACCCGGACCGTGTCTCGATGCCTGACTTCGACGTCGACTTCGATGATCGCCGCCGATCGGAAGTCATCGACTACGTCACCAAAAAGTATGGTGACGAGCGCGTGGCCATGATCGTCACGTACGGAACCATCAAGACCAAGCAGGCGCTCAAGGACTCTTCCCGCGTCCTGGGGTATCCGTTCAGCATGGGTGAGCAGCTGACCAAGGCGCTCCCGCCCGCGGTCATGGCCAAGGACATTCCCCTCGCAGATATCCAAAACCCCGAGTCGAAGCGATACAGCGAGGCAGGAGACTTCCGGCAGCTCATCGCCACGGACCCCGAGGCCGCCAAGGTCTTCGAGACTGCACTGGGCATCGAAGGACTTAAGCGCCAATGGGGTGTCCACGCGGCCGGCGTCATCATGTCCTCGGACCCCATCATCGATGTCATCCCCGTCATGCGCCGGTTCCAGGACGGCCAGGTCATCACCCAGTTCGATTACCCAACGTCCGAGGGCCTTGGCCTGATCAAGATGGACTTCCTGGGACTCCGAAACCTCACGATCATTTCGGACGCCCTGGAAAACATCAAGATGAACCGCGGCGTTGACCTGGACCTGGAAAACCTGGAACTCGACGACGCCGCGTCCTACGAACTCCTTGCACGGGGAGACACCCTGGGGGTTTTCCAGCTCGATGGCGGACCTATGCGGTCCCTCCTCAAGCTGATGAAGCCTGACAACTTTGAAGACATCTCGGCTGTCCTGGCGCTGTACCGCCCAGGACCCATGGGTGCCAACGCCCACACGGATTACGCCCTCCGCAAGAACGGGATCCAGGAAGTCGTTCCCATCCACCCGGAGCTCGCTGAGCCGCTGGAAGACATCCTGGGTGGAACCTTCGGGCTGATCGTGTACCAGGAACAGGTTATGGCGGTGGCGCAGAAGCTTGCAGGCTACTCACTGGGCCAAGCCGACATCCTCCGCCGAGCCATGGGCAAGAAGAAGAAGTCGGAGCTGGACAAGCAATTCGCGGGCTTCTCGCAAGGCATGCAGGACAACGGCTACTCCATGGCGGCCGTCAAGACTCTTTGGGACATCCTGCTGCCGTTCTCCGACTACGCCTTCAACAAAGCGCACTCGGCCGCCTACGGTGTCATTTCCTACTGGACGGCCTACTTGAAGGCGCACTATGCCCCCGAGTACATGGCTGCCCTTCTGACCTCCGTGGGCGATGACAAGGACAAGTCCGCTATCTACCTCAACGAGTGCCGCCGCATGGGCATCACCGTTCTTCCGCCGGACGTCAATGAATCCTCGTTGAACTTCACACCTGTGGGCCAGGATATCCGCTTCGGCATGGGCGCCATCCGCAACGTTGGAGTGAACGTGGTGGAAGCCATGGTCGCTGCCCGGACCACGGAAGGCAGCTACACATCCTTCAAGGACTTCCTGATGAAGGTTCCTGCCATTGTCTGCAACAAGCGCACCATCGAATCCTTGATCAAGGCTGGTGCCTTCGATTCATTGGGACACCACCGCCGCGCTTTGGCCATGATCCATGAAGAGGCCATCGACTCCGTCATCACGCTCAAGCGGAACGAGGCAATCGGCCAGTTCGACCTCTTCGCCGGCTTCGAGGACCAGGAACCTGAAGCTTCCCTGACCACGGAGATCCCGGACCTTCCGGAATGGGAGAAGAAGGACAAGCTGTCCTTCGAGCGCGACATGCTGGGACTCTATGTTTCGGACCACCCCTTGCAGGGGTTGGAAGGCGTCCTTAGCCAGCATGCAGAGCAGTCCATCACGTCGATCATCGCCGAGGACGGACCGCACGACGGCGCGATTGTCACCATTGCGGGCATGATCACCTCGCTGAGCCGCAGGATCGCGAAGGCAAGCGGCAACGCCTATGCCCGTGCAGAGATCGAGGATCTGGGCGGATCCATGGAGGTCATGTTCTTCGGCCAGGTGTACGGACCCATCGCCTCCGTCCTGGCTGAGGACCTGATAGTGGTGGTCAAGGGCCGCCTGCAGCGCAGGGATGATGGAGCCGTAACGCTGAACTGTATGGAGCTCTCGGTGCCGGACCTTAGCGAAAGCGTGAATGGCCCGGTGGTGATAACCATTCCAACGTTCAAGGCTACCGAGGCAGTGGTCACGGATCTTCGGGACGTCCTGCGAACACATCGGGGCAACTCCGAGGTCCGCCTCAAGCTGATGGGGGATACCAAAGTTGAGGTCATGGGCCTTCCCGTTCATATGCGGGTCAATCCAAGTCCGTCCCTCTTCGGCGACCTGAAAGTCTTGTTGGGCCCGGCCTGCCTGGATAATTAG
- a CDS encoding flavin reductase family protein, which yields MASELSGFEKTFREMFRRHAAGVAIITANLNGKPFGFTATSVASLSAEPPRFTFNMARSSSSWPAVANANYIGVHMLGLENQALADRFAKTRDRFEGDHWEPGPHDVPILKDVAGWLVGKIQMRLSFENNAVVVVEVVDGQVGDDGTPLLYHGGGYSQPTPLDYEI from the coding sequence GTGGCAAGCGAACTATCCGGCTTCGAAAAGACGTTCAGGGAAATGTTCCGCCGCCATGCCGCCGGGGTGGCAATCATTACAGCCAACCTGAATGGCAAGCCCTTCGGCTTCACTGCCACCTCCGTTGCGTCCCTGTCCGCCGAGCCGCCACGCTTCACCTTCAATATGGCCCGGAGCTCAAGTTCCTGGCCGGCCGTGGCCAACGCCAACTACATCGGCGTCCACATGCTCGGCCTGGAAAACCAGGCGCTGGCAGATCGCTTCGCAAAGACACGTGACCGCTTCGAGGGAGACCACTGGGAGCCGGGTCCGCACGATGTCCCCATCCTCAAGGACGTCGCAGGTTGGCTTGTGGGAAAGATCCAAATGAGGTTGTCGTTCGAAAACAATGCAGTGGTGGTAGTAGAAGTCGTGGACGGCCAGGTGGGCGATGACGGCACTCCCCTGCTGTATCACGGCGGCGGCTATAGTCAGCCGACGCCCCTGGACTACGAAATCTAG